In the Solanum pennellii chromosome 5, SPENNV200 genome, one interval contains:
- the LOC107020842 gene encoding zinc finger protein CONSTANS-LIKE 14-like → MSPGESRPCDFCNQQIAVLYCRADTAKLCLFCDQLVHSANALSKKHLRSQICDNCGSEPVSIRCDTDKLVLCQECDWDAHGSCAVSGAHDRSPVEGFSGCPSASDLASAWGLDIESKKLHQQHTVLEYPSWMSKDAPPSSVLLQDLMVPSAINSAIYSTKQTPTCGKQKQVIFKQLIELFKRDLADGVGAGAGAGAEDLVPKTPNATSDWQGNINVSIMDGVTQKPQQQQPQNVPFTSSIMPHNPKDSDQMVERNILWRGNSFDQNTQIWDFNLGQLRSHEQSSSLEADYSESDMACMMKSYGELIKGTSLATSKVLGLSGINCSVVHDDMTAFSNNSNNRAASQGPATSESNNLPRIKTSSDLGCVKPKCGGVSTDLNFMDQSIVVGGDNTGEETVKADMELLAKNRGNAMQRYKEKKKTRRYDKHIRYESRKARADTRKRVKGRFVKANESPDG, encoded by the exons ATGAGTCCCGGGGAAAGCCGTCCCTGTGATTTCTGCAATCAGCAGATTGCCGTCCTTTACTGCCGAGCTGATACAGCTAAGCTCTGTCTTTTTTGTGACCAACTTGTTCATTCAGCTAACGCTCTTTCTAAGAAGCATCTTCGTTCTCAGATCTGTGATAATTGTGGCTCTGAACCTGTTTCTATTCGTTGTGATACCGACAAACTTGTACTCTGTCAAGAATGTGATTGGGATGCTCATGGAAGTTGTGCAGTTTCTGGTGCACACGATCGGAGTCCTGTTGAAGGGTTTTCTGGATGTCCTTCTGCTTCTGACCTTGCTTCAGCTTGGGGTTTGGATATTGAGTCAAAAAAACTACATCAGCAGCATACCGTTTTGGAGTATCCTTCTTGGATGTCTAAGGATGCTCCTCCTTCTTCTGTTTTGTTGCAGGATTTAATGGTACCTAGCGCTATTAATTCTGCTATTTACTCCACCAAACAAACTCCAACTTGTGGCAAGCAGAAACAAGTCATATTCAAACAATTAATTGAGCTATTCAAGAGAGATTTGGCTGATGGGGTTGGAGCTGGAGCTGGAGCTGGAGCTGAAGATTTGGTTCCAAAGACACCTAATGCCACTAGTGATTGGCAGGGAAATATTAATGTTTCGATCATGGATGGTGTCACTCAGAAGCCTCAGCAGCAACAGCCGCAAAATGTGCCATTTACCTCTTCGATTATGCCTCATAATCCGAAAGACAGTGACCAAATGGTGGAACGGAATATTTTGTGGAGGGGGAATTCATTTGATCAAAACACTCAG ATATGGGATTTTAATCTGGGGCAGTTGAGGAGCCATGAACAGTCTAGCTCATTGGAAGCAGATTACAGTGAGAGCGACATGGCGTGCATGATGAAAAGCTATGGTGAACTCATAAAAGGAACATCATTAGCAACTTCAAAAGTATTAGGACTCTCAGGCATTAACTGCTCCGTTGTCCATGATGATATGACAGCCTTCAGT AATAATTCGAATAACCGAGCAGCAAGCCAGGGGCCAGCGACATCTGAGAGCAACAATTTACCAAGAATAAAGACTTCATCTGACTTAGGTTGTGTAAAGCCGAAATGCGGTGGAGTATCTACAGATCTCAACTTCATGGACCAAAGCATTGTTGTGGGAGGTGACAACACTGGTGAAGAAACAGTCAAGGCTGATATGGAGCTTCTGGCAAAGAACAGAGGAAATGCAATGCAACGTtataaggagaagaagaaaacacGAAG ATATGATAAGCACATTCGATATGAATCGAGGAAGGCCAGAGCCGATACTAGAAAGCGAGTTAAGGGTCGATTTGTGAAGGCTAATGAATCTCCAGATGGCTGA
- the LOC114077342 gene encoding uncharacterized protein LOC114077342, with amino-acid sequence MKDLSFFQLKNVMGAKMKKGFKSFCNNDTSTSTLNYQTTASARPALSSHNYTMDIRGGSQTTLEEMLLQLDMEEKMAKLNQYGPHVQHRMSCVNSSDILRTARNAALNQYPRFSLDGKDAMYRSSFRDMSPLLNNARNCNRKMDMKSSETQNMPSTIAGERVIWCKPGVVAKLMGLDAMPISMSVHRKHNKDRIMSAVVKRQSLRRRAERYEMEKKRSSRGTVTGCGGRNSIEMNQSSCSRNGYCVVKPVAMDLQEVGWPMRGAVLYRNNDAM; translated from the coding sequence ATGAAAGACTTATCTTTCTTTCAGTTGAAAAATGTTATGGGAGCTAAGATGAAGAAAGGCTTTAAAAGCTTCTGTAATAACGACACGTCTACTTCCACTCTCAATTATCAAACCACAGCCTCTGCTCGTCCTGCACTTTCATCTCATAATTACACCATGGATATAAGGGGAGGAAGCCAGACAACATTGGAGGAGATGTTGCTCCAATTAGACATGGAGGAGAAAATGGCAAAGCTGAACCAATATGGGCCGCATGTCCAACACAGAATGTCATGTGTCAATAGTTCTGACATACTAAGAACAGCTAGGAACGCCGCGTTAAATCAGTATCCCCGATTCTCTCTTGATGGCAAAGATGCCATGTATAGGTCTTCTTTCCGTGACATGTCTCCTTTACTAAACAATGCAAGAAATTGCAACCGCAAAAtggacatgaaaagtagtgaaaCTCAAAACATGCCCTCGACAATAGCAGGAGAGAGAGTGATTTGGTGTAAACCAGGAGTAGTAGCAAAGCTAATGGGACTTGATGCCATGCCAATTTCAATGTCAGTGCACAGAAAGCATAATAAGGATAGAATCATGAGTGCAGTTGTCAAAAGGCAAAGCCTGAGGAGAAGAGCAGAAAGGTACGAGATGGAGAAAAAGAGATCATCAAGAGGAACGGTGACGGGATGTGGTGGACGCAACTCGATAGAGATGAATCAGAGCTCTTGTTCAAGAAATGGCTATTGTGTTGTGAAGCCTGTGGCGATGGACCTTCAAGAAGTAGGCTGGCCAATGCGAGGCGCGGTTTTGTATAGAAATAACGATGCCATGTAa